Genomic segment of Synechococcus sp. A18-25c:
ATGACAGGTGAGCGCGCGATCGACATCCGCGAACTCGGCAGCGGCGATCTCGAGGATTGTCTGAGCCTCGACCAGCAGGCACTGAATGATTTTTGGACTCAGGAGCAGTGGTCACGCGAGCTCGCCGACCGCGATCGGCTGGTGCTGGGGGCCGTTCTTGATCAAAACACCTTGGTGGCCGTGGCCTCAGCCTGGCTTGTGCTCGACGAGCTGCAAATCATGGTCGTTGCGGTCACCCCAGCCCATCAGCGCCAGGG
This window contains:
- the rimI gene encoding ribosomal protein S18-alanine N-acetyltransferase, with the translated sequence MTGERAIDIRELGSGDLEDCLSLDQQALNDFWTQEQWSRELADRDRLVLGAVLDQNTLVAVASAWLVLDELQIMVVAVTPAHQRQGIGSRLLNALLRLGQSRGAQTASLEVASTNLAAQKLYNRCGFANCGLRKGYYSNGDGALLQRRPISTGRDSRTDRTE